The Hyperolius riggenbachi isolate aHypRig1 chromosome 3, aHypRig1.pri, whole genome shotgun sequence genome window below encodes:
- the LOC137564211 gene encoding protocadherin alpha-3-like, whose product MPFSKLDYQSRSRLIYFLLLQMSWDVVFSQLHYITKEESKHGTFVGRIAQDLGLDIGEINSRMLRVVSKDDKEYFQVNLQNGILFVKDTIDRELLCPGTQFCIIPLQVIVDKPVQMYRVDVEIEDINDNRPVFPSTVTSLVISELMPAGSRFHVQGAADPDLGTNSITNYELSASDNFALDIQKYMNQIRSLELILKKSLDREKQAVHNLTLTAYDGGKPRLSGTSEIIVTVEDLNDNAPTFNQPFYQTSVIENAPKGSLVIKVNATDLDQGKNGEILYAFSKAAMEDVSNVFSIDRHTGEIKVIEEVDFEQAQMYEIQIDAVDNGEVQLIGHCKVLVTVVDVNDNPPEMTVTSLAVPVPEDSPEGTTVAIISVDDQDSSLNGKVNCHMTDSAPFKIHPAFKGDFSLIVNGQLDRETRSQYEVVIVARDEGSPPLSVSKSIKIDISDVNDNAPVFQQPVDTIFIKENNPPGSLVYKATASDPDIGQNSFITYSISDSTVQGIPISSYVSINPENGKVFALASFDHEQVTYFQCHIKATDAGLPPLSSNLTLNIFIEDINDNPPVFSTMFSTLIKTPKSIEPGNLVTKVQAVDVDSGYNALLSYNLKDHIGKNPFVISHHTGEISLKRPFTDSDHEEYRLMVVAKDHGEPSMTATTEVVISLVESGGEVLYENPEPKGLTDEFSEANIYLVVAICVLSSVFLITLIIFTVLRWQKCRDEVNELKENYKICSNTGGSWVYSQQTQYRVCANSSQPKNDLIVFTPNSSQTPTNDERASQQQAMVNSFYQILDRNPSSPIQSVTAQ is encoded by the coding sequence ATGCCCTTTTCAAAACTGGATTATCAATCAAGAAGCAGGTTGATTTATTTTTTGTTGCTACAAATGTCTTGGGATGTAGTGTTCAGCCAGCTGCATTATATCACCAAAGAAGAATCTAAGCATGGCACATTTGTTGGAAGAATTGCTCAGGACCTGGGACTGGACATAGGTGAGATTAATTCCAGAATGTTACGTGTTGTCTCCAAAGATGACAAGGAATATTTTCAGGTAAATCTGCAGAATGGAATCTTGTTTGTTAAAGACACAATAGACAGAGAGCTGCTATGTCCAGGCACCCAGTTTTGTATTATTCCCCTGCAGGTCATTGTAGATAAACCTGTGCAGATGTATCGTGTAGATGTAGAGATAGAAGATATAAATGACAATAGACCAGTCTTCCCCTCCACTGTTACTAGCCTTGTGATATCAGAACTAATGCCTGCAGGATCTCGTTTCCATGTACAGGGAGCTGCTGATCCAGACCTTGGAACAAATTCTATTACAAATTATGAGCTCAGTGCCAGTGATAATTTTGCACTTGATATACAGAAATACATGAATCAGATCAGATCATTAGAACTCATATTGAAAAAATCTCTAGACAGAGAAAAGCAGGCTGTTCACAATCTCACACTCACAGCTTATGATGGTGGTAAACCTAGACTGAGTGGCACATCTGAAATCATTGTTACAGTGGAAGATCTTAATGATAATGCTCCAACATTTAATCAGCCATTTTATCAGACTAGCGTGATTGAAAATGCTCCTAAAGGATCATTAGTAATAAAGGTAAATGCCACAGATTTAGACCAGGGAAAGAATGGTGAAATATTGTATGCATTTAGTAAAGCAGCAATGGAAGATGTAAGCAATGTTTTCAGCATAGACAGGCACACAGGGGAAATTAAAGTGATTGAAGAAGTGGATTTTGAACAAGCACAAATGTATGAAATACAAATTGATGCTGTGGACAATGGAGAGGTCCAATTAATTGGCCATTGTAAAGTTCTAGTGACTGTGGTAGACGTCAATGACAACCCCCCTGAGATgacagtgacatcactagctgtACCTGTTCCTGAAGACTCTCCTGAAGGAACAACAGTTGCCATTATAAGCGTGGATGACCAGGATTCAAGCTTAAATGGGAAAGTTAACTGTCACATGACTGATTCTGCACCATTCAAAATACACCCAGCATTTAAGGGAGATTTTTCTTTAATTGTTAATGGACAGCTAGATCGAGAAACGAGATCACAGTATGAAGTTGTAATTGTAGcaagagatgaaggatcaccacCACTATCTGTTTCAAAGTCTATTAAAATTGACATAAGTGATGTGAATGACAATGCTCCAGTCTTTCAACAACCTGTTGATACAATATTTATTAAGGAAAACAATCCACCAGGTTCTCTTGTGTACAAAGCAACAGCTTCTGATCCAGATATTGGGCAAAATTCCTTCATCACCTATTCTATCAGTGACAGTACAGTTCAAGGAATTCCCATATCATCTTATGTGTCCATCAATCCAGAGAATGGGAAAGTGTTTGCTCTAGCTTCCTTTGATCATGAGCAAGTCACATATTTCCAGTGTCATATAAAAGCAACTGATGCTGGCCTACCTCCACTTAGCTCAAACCTTACATTAAATATTTTCATTGAAGACATAAATGACAATCCCCCTGTTTTTTCCACCATGTTTTCTACATTGATAAAAACTCCAAAGTCAATTGAACCAGGAAATTTGGTTACTAAAGTTCAAGCAGTAGATGTTGATTCAGGATACAATGCTTTGTTATCTTACAATCTCAAGGACCATATAGGCAAAAATCCATTTGTTATATCTCATCATACTGGAGAAATCAGCTTAAAGCGACCATTTACAGATTCTGATCATGAAGAGTATCGGCTAATGGTGGTGGCAAAGGACCATGGAGAACCATCCATGAcagctacaactgaagtagttattTCCTTGGTGGAATCTGGAGGGGAGGTTCTCTATGAAAATCCGGAACCCAAAGGTCTTACTGATGAATTTTCAGAAGCAAATATTTACTTAGTTGTGGCCATCTGTGTACTATCAAGTGTATTCCTCATTACCTTAATCATTTTTACTGTCTTAAGGTGGCAAAAATGCAGGGATGAAGTCAATGAGCTAAAAGAAAATTACAAAATATGCTCAAATACTGGAGGCAGCTGGGTGTACTCTCAACAGACTCAGTACCGAGTGTGCGCAAACTCATCACAGCCAAAGAATGACTTAATAGTTTTCACTCCAAATAGCTCTCAGACACCAACCAATGATGAACGTGCAAGCCAACAACAAGCTATGGTTAATTCTTTTTATCAG